One genomic window of Ruficoccus amylovorans includes the following:
- the purU gene encoding formyltetrahydrofolate deformylase, whose amino-acid sequence MKPPSIIALLSGPDQPGLVARVAGWIYERHGNIIHADQHRDSEAEVFFQRVEWVPAGDIKEEQAAFRELAERELGMSARVMLSSDQPKVAIMVSKIEHCFHDIILRFRSGELPGELVAVVSNHETLAAATAAYGLPFYHIPVTRANKAEAEAEQVKILRETGAELVIMARYMQVLSESFLKNVGCPVINIHHSFLPAFAGGKPYHQAYERGVKLIGATAHYATADLDEGPIIAQDVARVTHRHGPPDLVRRGRDLEKTVFAQAVRWHLENRILVYHNKTVVFD is encoded by the coding sequence ATGAAGCCGCCCAGTATTATCGCCTTGCTCTCAGGCCCGGACCAGCCGGGCCTCGTCGCCCGCGTGGCGGGTTGGATCTACGAGCGCCACGGTAACATCATCCACGCCGACCAGCACCGCGACAGCGAGGCCGAGGTGTTTTTCCAACGCGTGGAGTGGGTGCCTGCCGGTGATATTAAAGAGGAGCAAGCCGCTTTCCGCGAGTTGGCCGAGCGCGAACTGGGTATGAGCGCCCGCGTCATGCTCTCCAGCGACCAGCCGAAGGTCGCCATCATGGTCTCAAAGATCGAGCACTGTTTCCACGATATTATCCTGCGCTTTCGCTCGGGCGAGTTGCCGGGCGAACTCGTGGCCGTCGTCTCGAACCATGAGACTCTGGCCGCCGCCACTGCCGCCTACGGGCTGCCGTTTTACCACATCCCCGTTACCCGCGCGAACAAGGCCGAGGCCGAAGCCGAGCAGGTGAAAATCCTCCGCGAGACCGGGGCCGAGCTGGTTATCATGGCCCGCTACATGCAGGTGCTCAGCGAGTCGTTTTTGAAAAACGTGGGCTGCCCGGTGATTAACATTCACCATAGCTTCCTGCCCGCCTTCGCCGGGGGCAAGCCCTACCATCAGGCTTACGAGCGCGGGGTCAAGCTCATCGGGGCGACCGCCCACTACGCCACCGCCGATCTGGACGAGGGGCCGATCATCGCGCAGGACGTGGCCCGCGTCACCCATCGCCACGGCCCGCCCGACCTCGTGCGCCGGGGCCGTGATCTGGAGAAGACCGTCTTCGCCCAGGCCGTCCGCTGGCACCTGGAGAACCGCATCCTCGTCTATCATAACAAGACTGTGGTCTTTGACTAA
- a CDS encoding acyl-CoA thioesterase, producing the protein MIQTQTSIRVRYAETDKMGLVYHGNYLTWFEAARVEMLDIIGYPYKQLEEEGFFLPVLEINVRYRRPAFFDDRLSVRVTIKEKPLVKIHCDYEVLRHDELLATGWSRHGFINPQGEPVRPPRPLIDLMGSHFA; encoded by the coding sequence ATGATTCAGACACAAACCAGCATCCGCGTCCGCTACGCCGAAACCGATAAAATGGGCCTCGTTTACCACGGCAATTACCTGACCTGGTTCGAGGCCGCGCGGGTCGAGATGCTCGACATCATCGGCTACCCCTACAAGCAACTGGAGGAGGAGGGCTTCTTCCTGCCGGTGCTGGAAATCAATGTCCGCTATCGCCGCCCGGCCTTTTTTGACGACCGGCTGAGCGTGCGCGTCACGATCAAGGAAAAGCCGCTGGTCAAAATCCACTGCGACTACGAAGTGCTCCGCCACGACGAACTGCTGGCCACCGGCTGGTCCCGCCACGGCTTTATCAACCCGCAGGGCGAGCCTGTCCGCCCGCCCCGGCCCCTGATCGACCTGATGGGCTCGCATTTTGCCTGA
- a CDS encoding DUF5069 domain-containing protein: MKSRPIPGSTGEVLTCLPSPYEAHPATGLLYLPRFIAKIRYVKAHGELPKSYRKNYKRGLDRFLSQHLGVEPDAVEEAIAGAADEADAEARLRAVLPADVRAPAWNRDLVQKGMTEAGREFLAEALEKMGCADRVGEIKSVPDLIDFDEGRIE, from the coding sequence ATGAAATCCCGGCCCATCCCCGGCTCGACCGGCGAAGTCCTCACCTGCCTGCCCTCCCCCTACGAGGCGCACCCGGCCACCGGTCTGCTCTACCTGCCGCGCTTTATCGCGAAGATCCGCTACGTCAAGGCCCACGGCGAACTGCCCAAGAGCTACCGCAAAAACTACAAGCGCGGGCTCGACCGCTTCCTCAGCCAGCACCTCGGGGTGGAACCCGACGCGGTCGAGGAGGCCATTGCCGGAGCGGCGGACGAGGCCGACGCCGAGGCCCGCTTGCGGGCCGTCCTGCCCGCCGACGTGCGCGCCCCGGCCTGGAATCGCGACCTGGTGCAAAAAGGCATGACCGAGGCCGGACGGGAATTTCTGGCCGAGGCGCTGGAGAAAATGGGCTGCGCCGATCGCGTGGGCGAAATCAAGTCCGTGCCCGACCTGATCGACTTCGACGAAGGCCGGATCGAATAA
- a CDS encoding bifunctional nuclease family protein — protein MSTDVVEVTIKGVMPTSNGCAIFLGCPEKTFVIYVDQGIGNAISMTINNVKKERPLTHDLVTSIFTGLGVQLRRVIINDVDDGTFFARLILSMENELGKKVLEVDARPSDSMVLALQAKQPIFVARKVLESVEDMTEILERILKQQN, from the coding sequence ATGAGCACCGATGTGGTGGAAGTAACGATCAAGGGTGTGATGCCGACCTCGAACGGCTGCGCGATTTTCCTGGGCTGCCCGGAGAAAACCTTCGTCATCTATGTTGACCAAGGCATCGGGAACGCCATCTCCATGACGATCAACAACGTCAAAAAGGAGCGTCCCCTCACGCACGATCTGGTGACGAGCATTTTCACCGGCCTGGGTGTGCAACTGCGCCGGGTGATCATCAACGACGTGGACGACGGCACTTTCTTTGCCCGCCTCATCCTCTCGATGGAAAATGAGTTGGGCAAAAAGGTGCTCGAAGTCGATGCCCGCCCCAGCGATTCGATGGTATTAGCCTTGCAGGCGAAGCAGCCGATCTTCGTCGCCCGCAAGGTGCTGGAATCGGTCGAAGACATGACCGAAATCCTCGAACGCATCCTTAAGCAGCAGAACTAG
- a CDS encoding TonB-dependent receptor codes for MKDPRLEPSELTTNRKALLVNLDQNVYGTFAEIGAGQEVARHFFKAGGAAGTIAKSMSAYDMKFSDEIYGKASRYVSRDRLSQMLDHEYSLLINRLSESRGDNTTFFVFANTVAAASYNNNKNCHGWMGMRYQISPNSPPSDIIIHVRMWDKTGSAQQEALGIAGVNFIWAALVYYKEMGEFIPSLIDNLGNERLEVDMLEFHGPDFEQVENRVVSLQLVEHGLTNAVMFGSDGSVLQPSEFLYKKSLLVERGSFRPITHVNTDMLKCAGAQFMQEDSVQGEPVVALLEITMKNLLAGGTDIDYEDFLARADAINCLGYHVLVSNYMEYYRLSAYFRRYTQKMIGIVLGINHLQEIFNEEYYEDLDGGILESFGRLFKANVKLYVYPMKGNSYNSYISGSEAKEKLLDSGANGFADEMLITADNLKVKSKLRHLYSYLIENHFIEPVIGAAPGHLDIFSRNVLRQITEKNPAWEKSVPPRVAELIKSRGLWGYGQCDLPEKETGK; via the coding sequence ATGAAGGATCCCCGACTAGAACCCAGCGAACTCACCACCAACCGCAAGGCCCTCCTCGTCAACCTGGACCAGAATGTTTACGGCACTTTCGCCGAAATCGGGGCCGGGCAGGAGGTGGCGCGCCACTTTTTCAAAGCTGGCGGTGCCGCCGGTACCATTGCCAAGAGCATGTCGGCCTACGACATGAAGTTCAGCGACGAAATCTACGGCAAGGCCAGCCGCTATGTCTCGCGGGACCGGCTGAGCCAGATGCTCGACCACGAGTACAGCCTGCTCATTAACCGGCTCAGCGAAAGCCGCGGCGACAACACCACCTTTTTCGTCTTCGCCAACACCGTCGCCGCCGCCAGCTACAACAACAACAAGAACTGCCACGGCTGGATGGGCATGCGCTACCAGATTTCCCCCAACAGCCCGCCCAGCGACATCATCATCCACGTGCGCATGTGGGACAAGACCGGCTCCGCCCAACAGGAGGCCCTCGGTATCGCCGGGGTCAACTTTATCTGGGCCGCACTCGTCTATTACAAGGAGATGGGCGAGTTCATCCCCTCCCTCATCGACAACCTCGGCAACGAACGGCTGGAAGTGGACATGCTGGAGTTCCACGGGCCGGACTTCGAGCAGGTGGAGAACCGCGTCGTCTCCCTCCAACTCGTCGAGCACGGCTTGACCAACGCCGTCATGTTCGGCTCCGATGGCTCCGTCCTCCAGCCCTCCGAGTTCCTTTATAAAAAATCACTCCTGGTCGAACGCGGCTCCTTCCGCCCGATCACCCATGTCAACACGGACATGCTCAAGTGCGCCGGGGCGCAGTTCATGCAGGAGGACTCCGTCCAGGGCGAGCCCGTCGTCGCCCTGCTCGAAATCACCATGAAAAACCTCCTGGCCGGGGGCACCGACATCGACTACGAGGACTTCCTCGCCCGTGCCGACGCCATCAACTGCCTCGGCTACCATGTATTGGTTTCCAACTACATGGAGTACTACCGGCTCAGCGCCTACTTCCGGCGCTACACCCAGAAGATGATCGGCATCGTACTGGGTATCAATCACCTGCAGGAAATTTTCAACGAGGAGTACTACGAAGACCTCGACGGAGGCATCCTCGAATCCTTTGGCCGCCTCTTCAAGGCCAACGTCAAGCTCTACGTCTATCCGATGAAGGGCAACAGCTACAACAGCTACATCAGCGGCTCCGAAGCCAAGGAAAAGCTCCTCGACAGCGGGGCCAACGGCTTTGCCGACGAGATGCTCATCACCGCCGACAACCTCAAGGTCAAAAGCAAGCTGCGGCACCTGTATTCGTACCTGATCGAAAACCACTTCATCGAGCCGGTCATCGGCGCCGCCCCCGGCCACCTCGACATTTTCTCCCGCAACGTCCTGCGCCAGATCACGGAAAAGAACCCCGCGTGGGAAAAATCAGTTCCGCCCCGCGTGGCCGAACTGATCAAGTCCCGCGGCCTCTGGGGCTACGGCCAGTGCGACCTCCCCGAAAAAGAGACCGGGAAGTAA
- a CDS encoding shikimate kinase encodes MSRSCKTPRPNLYLVGFMGTGKTTVGRTLARRLRMEFIDSDHVIEEQAGQPIPEIFAEKGEAHFRGLERAFIESGHPASGCIVACGGGLVTQPGMAEALRARGVVVCLFASPKTILKRTSSNSNRPLLNVPDPEGRIRELLAQREPAYLNAGTCIYTDERPFADVISHLERFYRRAANEYARKH; translated from the coding sequence ATGAGCCGCTCATGCAAAACGCCCCGCCCAAACCTGTATCTGGTGGGTTTCATGGGTACCGGCAAGACCACCGTCGGCCGGACGCTGGCGCGGCGGCTCAGGATGGAGTTCATCGACTCGGACCACGTGATCGAGGAGCAGGCCGGGCAGCCCATCCCCGAGATTTTCGCGGAAAAGGGCGAGGCTCATTTCCGGGGACTGGAACGAGCCTTTATCGAGTCCGGGCACCCCGCCAGCGGTTGCATCGTAGCCTGCGGGGGCGGGCTCGTCACCCAGCCGGGCATGGCCGAGGCCCTGCGCGCGCGGGGCGTGGTCGTCTGCCTCTTCGCCTCCCCCAAGACGATCCTCAAGCGCACCTCCTCCAATTCCAACCGCCCCCTGCTCAACGTGCCCGACCCCGAAGGCCGCATCCGCGAACTGCTCGCCCAGCGCGAACCGGCCTACCTCAACGCCGGTACCTGCATCTACACCGACGAACGCCCCTTCGCTGACGTTATCAGCCACCTGGAGCGTTTCTACCGCCGGGCCGCCAACGAATACGCCCGCAAACACTGA
- the sppA gene encoding signal peptide peptidase SppA, with amino-acid sequence MKAFLKMVAANLTALSIALGVCIMGGFFLMIMFALVSANKPRPSVPGSAVLVVDLWMNISDSPPETNLGDVVDQAVYGPEVPRLSLLEVVDGIERAARDERIEALFLYGSLIPENYGSGIAALREVREAVETFKASGKPVYAYAVDPTMRDYYLMSVADEVILHPFGLLSLNGLASEMIYFGDAFKKYGIGVQTTRVGKYKSAVEMFTGSKMSEPDRLQTTELLNDIWGDILGDVAQGRGLDPVQLRALSDEKGFFTGEMALSADLADRVAYMDEVIGLLEEKVGYDPDLESFRQIGLADYVRIEGFSGGYRYGGNQVAVVYAEGDIVDGEGMRGQVGGDRLARDLRYLRTNPDVAAIVLRVNSPGGSALASEVIQREMREAAEEKPVIVSMGSLAASGGYWISAYGDRIFAEPTTITGSIGVFGLFFNLEGLASEHGITFDGVKTSTYADLYTVSRPKTEQEMALVQQYTDFLYDAFIDKVAEGRDLSDEQVRRIAQGRVWSGTDAVGIGLVDEIGGLGDAIRYAAGQAGVADDYTVTQIPERKNFSQALEEFLQQTGEQAPVVKGRGDLLTQAMKRLEAELAVVRSFNDPKGLYARLPYSLEIR; translated from the coding sequence ATGAAAGCCTTTCTGAAGATGGTTGCGGCAAACCTCACCGCGCTCTCCATCGCCCTGGGCGTGTGCATCATGGGCGGATTTTTCCTCATGATTATGTTCGCGCTGGTTTCGGCGAACAAGCCCCGCCCCTCGGTGCCCGGCAGCGCGGTGCTCGTGGTTGATCTTTGGATGAATATCTCCGACTCCCCGCCCGAAACGAATCTGGGCGACGTGGTGGATCAGGCCGTTTACGGGCCGGAGGTGCCGCGCCTGTCGCTGCTGGAGGTGGTGGACGGGATCGAGCGCGCCGCCCGCGACGAGCGGATTGAGGCCCTTTTTCTCTACGGCAGCCTCATCCCCGAGAACTACGGCTCCGGCATTGCCGCGCTACGGGAAGTGCGCGAGGCAGTCGAAACTTTCAAAGCCTCGGGCAAACCTGTTTACGCCTACGCGGTCGATCCGACCATGCGCGACTATTACCTGATGTCGGTGGCGGACGAGGTCATCCTGCACCCCTTCGGCCTGCTCAGCCTCAACGGTCTGGCCAGCGAGATGATCTACTTCGGTGACGCCTTTAAAAAGTACGGCATCGGCGTGCAGACGACCCGGGTGGGCAAATACAAGTCGGCGGTGGAGATGTTCACCGGCTCGAAAATGAGCGAGCCCGACCGCTTGCAGACAACCGAGCTGCTCAACGACATCTGGGGCGACATCCTGGGCGACGTTGCGCAGGGACGCGGGCTCGACCCCGTGCAGTTGCGGGCTCTCAGCGACGAAAAGGGCTTTTTTACCGGGGAAATGGCCCTGTCGGCTGACCTGGCCGACCGCGTGGCCTACATGGACGAGGTGATCGGGCTGCTGGAGGAAAAGGTCGGTTACGATCCGGACTTGGAGTCGTTCCGGCAGATCGGGCTGGCCGATTACGTCCGCATCGAGGGCTTTTCCGGCGGCTACCGCTACGGCGGTAACCAGGTGGCGGTGGTTTACGCCGAGGGCGACATCGTGGACGGCGAGGGCATGCGCGGGCAGGTCGGCGGCGACCGGTTGGCGCGGGATTTGCGCTACCTGCGGACTAACCCCGACGTGGCTGCCATTGTCCTGCGGGTGAACAGCCCCGGCGGCAGCGCCCTGGCCTCGGAAGTCATCCAGCGCGAAATGCGCGAGGCGGCGGAGGAAAAGCCGGTCATCGTCTCGATGGGCTCGCTCGCCGCCAGCGGCGGGTACTGGATTTCCGCCTACGGAGACCGGATTTTTGCCGAACCGACGACGATCACCGGCTCAATCGGGGTCTTCGGGCTGTTTTTCAACCTGGAGGGCCTGGCCAGCGAGCACGGAATCACCTTTGACGGGGTAAAAACCTCGACCTACGCCGACCTTTACACGGTTTCCCGCCCAAAGACGGAGCAGGAAATGGCACTGGTCCAGCAATACACGGATTTCCTCTACGACGCCTTTATCGACAAGGTGGCCGAGGGGCGCGACCTTTCCGACGAGCAGGTGCGCCGCATCGCGCAGGGCCGGGTCTGGTCCGGCACGGACGCGGTCGGCATCGGCCTGGTGGACGAGATTGGCGGCCTTGGGGACGCCATTCGCTACGCCGCCGGTCAGGCGGGCGTGGCCGACGACTACACCGTGACCCAGATTCCGGAGCGGAAGAACTTCTCGCAGGCGCTGGAGGAGTTTCTCCAGCAGACCGGCGAGCAGGCGCCGGTCGTAAAGGGCCGGGGCGACCTCTTGACCCAGGCCATGAAACGCCTGGAGGCCGAACTGGCCGTCGTCCGCAGCTTCAATGACCCCAAGGGCCTCTATGCCCGACTGCCCTACTCGCTGGAAATCCGCTAG
- a CDS encoding ABC transporter ATP-binding protein encodes MKTIWRVAQYLFRYRLLYWLTILFAVLSIAFTLAIPRALEWLINSLSDSDLTSLWLGIGVILGCYFGRELFNFFRIRVNNILEQKVLVDMRREIHAKLLRLPVSFYDQRKSGEIASRVVDDVNNVERALLDGTEQGTTVVVQIVGITVMMFLMQPFLAFWVILPLPVVLWWAFRYAKTSRKHWSAVRKSAAALNALLVEDIQGNRMIQTFALQERESRRFDAMAQDLRKKSLKTMFLWSFYMPGSQFVASLGTVAVFAAGGYLIITEQAFTIGEFFAFFLLAQMLYMPLWRLTMLNQMLASGKASGDRVFEIIDAEVEVDEPPAPKPFPAGNIEVKFDRVDFRYPGRPAVLEDFNLTLEAGKVTALVGHTGAGKSTVANLAMRAYDATAGAVLVNGIDIRELSLHEVHGQIGHVAQEPFLFEGSVRENLLLAREDATEEQLVAALEGASAWDFVDRLPEKMDTNIGEKGVRLSQGEKQRLTIARVLLKNPPLVILDEATASVDTITERQIQSALDNLMADRTVLIIAHRLSTVRKADKIVVLEKGRIIEMGTHDELLLEQGRYANLWLHQVDVIQEDFENSVN; translated from the coding sequence ATGAAAACGATCTGGCGCGTCGCGCAATACCTTTTCCGCTACCGACTGCTGTACTGGCTGACGATTCTGTTCGCCGTGCTCTCGATTGCTTTTACGCTGGCCATCCCGCGCGCGCTGGAGTGGCTCATCAACAGCCTCTCCGACAGTGACTTGACGAGCCTGTGGCTGGGGATCGGGGTCATCCTTGGGTGCTACTTCGGGCGGGAGCTGTTTAATTTTTTCCGTATCCGGGTAAATAACATCCTGGAGCAAAAGGTGCTGGTGGACATGCGCCGCGAGATCCACGCCAAGCTCCTGCGCCTGCCGGTTTCTTTCTACGACCAGCGCAAGAGCGGGGAAATCGCCTCGCGCGTGGTGGACGACGTCAACAACGTCGAACGCGCCCTGCTCGACGGCACCGAGCAGGGAACGACGGTGGTGGTGCAGATCGTGGGCATCACGGTGATGATGTTCCTGATGCAGCCGTTTCTGGCTTTCTGGGTCATCCTGCCGCTGCCGGTGGTGCTGTGGTGGGCCTTCCGCTACGCCAAAACCTCCCGCAAGCACTGGAGCGCGGTTCGCAAGTCCGCCGCCGCCCTCAATGCCTTACTGGTCGAGGATATCCAGGGCAACCGCATGATCCAGACCTTTGCCTTGCAGGAGCGCGAGTCGCGCCGCTTCGATGCGATGGCGCAGGATTTGCGCAAGAAGAGCCTCAAAACGATGTTCCTGTGGTCTTTTTACATGCCCGGCAGCCAGTTCGTGGCCAGCCTGGGGACGGTGGCCGTCTTCGCCGCCGGGGGGTACCTGATTATCACCGAGCAGGCGTTCACCATCGGGGAGTTTTTCGCCTTCTTCCTGCTGGCGCAGATGCTCTACATGCCGCTGTGGCGGCTGACCATGCTCAACCAGATGCTCGCCTCCGGCAAGGCCTCCGGGGACCGGGTATTCGAAATCATCGACGCCGAGGTCGAGGTGGACGAGCCGCCCGCGCCCAAGCCCTTCCCAGCCGGTAACATCGAAGTGAAGTTTGACCGGGTGGACTTCCGCTATCCCGGTCGCCCCGCCGTGCTGGAGGATTTTAATCTCACGCTCGAAGCCGGTAAAGTCACCGCCCTGGTCGGCCACACCGGCGCGGGCAAGTCCACCGTGGCCAACCTCGCCATGCGCGCCTACGACGCCACTGCCGGGGCCGTGCTGGTCAACGGCATCGACATCCGCGAGCTTTCCCTGCACGAGGTACACGGGCAGATCGGGCATGTCGCGCAGGAGCCGTTTTTGTTCGAGGGGTCGGTCCGCGAGAACCTCTTGCTGGCCCGCGAGGACGCCACCGAGGAGCAACTGGTGGCCGCGCTTGAAGGGGCGAGCGCGTGGGACTTTGTGGACCGCCTGCCGGAGAAGATGGACACCAACATCGGCGAGAAGGGCGTCCGGCTCTCCCAGGGCGAGAAGCAGCGGTTGACCATTGCCCGTGTGCTTTTGAAAAACCCGCCGCTGGTCATCCTCGACGAGGCCACCGCCTCGGTGGACACGATCACGGAGCGCCAGATCCAGAGCGCACTGGACAATCTCATGGCCGACCGCACGGTGCTGATTATCGCCCACCGGCTCTCCACCGTGCGCAAGGCGGACAAGATCGTCGTCCTCGAAAAAGGCCGCATCATCGAGATGGGCACCCACGACGAGCTTCTGCTCGAACAGGGCCGCTACGCCAACCTCTGGCTCCACCAGGTGGACGTGATTCAGGAGGACTTCGAGAACTCGGTGAATTAA
- a CDS encoding tetratricopeptide repeat protein, producing the protein MNRPPKKHKKTKDDILNDPRFDRKDLEEADRRLHSKDALQGDDRNLVHVDDAFKEADIEDQVWLFWNKYKKSIIYLIIAIFLGVIAVEGYRMYQRSAVRSMQAAYGQADTPEALTAFGEKYAGNPLAGFALLQSADSQYEQGNYTAAAPLYKSAAASLANTYVQGRARLGEAMSQIQAGQTELGKNLLSQISADQTALLSIRAEATFDLGVIALAASDYANARRYFEQASALDKDGPWGTQADRQLQQTPELAEAASAPAQAEAPAAAQPATDAEATTTDASDAAE; encoded by the coding sequence ATGAACCGGCCCCCGAAAAAGCACAAGAAGACCAAGGACGACATCCTCAACGATCCGCGTTTTGACCGCAAGGACCTTGAGGAGGCCGACCGCCGCCTGCACAGCAAGGACGCGCTCCAGGGCGACGACCGCAATCTCGTTCACGTCGATGACGCCTTCAAGGAAGCCGACATTGAGGACCAGGTCTGGCTCTTCTGGAACAAGTACAAAAAGAGCATCATTTACCTGATCATCGCGATCTTCCTCGGCGTCATCGCGGTGGAGGGCTACCGGATGTATCAACGCAGTGCCGTCCGCTCCATGCAGGCCGCCTACGGCCAGGCCGACACTCCCGAAGCCCTGACCGCCTTCGGTGAGAAGTACGCCGGAAACCCGCTGGCCGGGTTCGCGCTGCTCCAGTCCGCCGACAGCCAGTACGAGCAGGGCAATTACACCGCCGCCGCGCCGCTTTACAAGTCCGCCGCCGCCTCCCTTGCCAACACTTACGTGCAGGGCCGCGCCCGCCTCGGTGAAGCCATGTCACAGATTCAGGCCGGGCAAACGGAGCTGGGCAAAAACCTGCTCAGCCAGATCAGCGCCGACCAGACGGCCCTCCTCTCGATTCGCGCCGAAGCCACCTTCGACCTGGGCGTCATTGCCCTGGCCGCCAGTGACTACGCCAACGCCCGCCGCTACTTCGAGCAGGCCAGCGCCCTCGACAAGGACGGCCCCTGGGGCACTCAGGCCGACCGCCAGCTCCAGCAGACGCCCGAACTGGCCGAAGCCGCCTCTGCTCCTGCGCAGGCTGAAGCGCCCGCCGCTGCTCAACCAGCCACGGACGCCGAAGCGACCACCACGGACGCCAGCGACGCCGCCGAGTAA
- a CDS encoding saccharopine dehydrogenase family protein encodes MSKVIIVGAGGVGKVVAHKCAQAEDIFTDILLASRTVEKCERIAEEIAHMRGRVLRTCALDADNVSAVTRLLETEKPDLLINVALPYQDLPLMDACLAAGVDYMDTANYEPLDNPKFEYKYQWAYRERFKEANVMALLGSGFDPGVTNVFCAYAQKHLFDEIHTVDIVDVNAGNHGLPFATNFNPEINIREITQEGRYWEEGEYKAVSPMSVKCDYHFPAGIGSQPLYLLYHEELESLALNLKGLKRIRFWMGFSENYLNHLKVLENVGMTSHEPVVFEGKKISPVAFLRSVLPDPASLAERYTGKICIGCDITGVKNGQTKRYFVHSILDHVETYTDTRSQAISYSTGVPAVTGAAMVVTGKWRKDGVYNMEECDPDPFLELMPKLGIPWDVTELDPAGAIK; translated from the coding sequence ATGAGCAAAGTCATCATTGTCGGAGCCGGCGGGGTGGGCAAAGTGGTCGCGCACAAGTGCGCCCAGGCCGAAGACATTTTTACGGACATCCTCCTGGCCTCGCGCACGGTGGAAAAGTGTGAACGCATCGCCGAGGAGATCGCCCACATGCGCGGGCGCGTCCTGCGCACCTGCGCTCTCGACGCCGACAATGTCAGCGCGGTCACCCGCCTGCTCGAAACCGAAAAGCCCGACCTGCTCATCAACGTCGCCCTGCCCTATCAGGATCTCCCCCTGATGGACGCCTGCCTCGCCGCCGGGGTGGACTACATGGACACCGCCAACTACGAGCCGCTGGACAACCCCAAGTTCGAGTACAAATACCAGTGGGCCTACCGCGAACGCTTCAAGGAAGCCAATGTCATGGCGCTGCTCGGCTCGGGCTTCGACCCCGGCGTGACGAACGTCTTCTGCGCCTACGCCCAGAAGCACCTCTTCGACGAAATCCACACCGTGGACATTGTCGATGTCAACGCCGGCAACCACGGCCTGCCCTTTGCCACGAACTTTAACCCCGAGATCAACATCCGCGAGATCACCCAGGAGGGCCGCTACTGGGAAGAGGGCGAGTACAAGGCCGTCTCGCCCATGTCCGTCAAGTGCGACTACCACTTCCCCGCCGGGATCGGCAGCCAGCCCCTTTACCTCCTCTACCACGAGGAGCTGGAGTCCCTCGCGCTCAACCTCAAGGGCCTCAAGCGCATCCGCTTCTGGATGGGCTTTTCGGAAAATTACCTCAACCACCTCAAGGTGCTTGAAAATGTCGGCATGACCTCGCACGAGCCGGTCGTCTTCGAGGGCAAAAAGATTTCGCCGGTCGCCTTTCTGCGCTCCGTCCTGCCCGACCCGGCCAGCCTGGCCGAACGCTACACGGGCAAGATCTGCATCGGCTGCGACATCACCGGCGTCAAGAACGGCCAGACCAAGCGCTACTTTGTCCACAGCATCCTCGACCACGTCGAGACCTACACCGACACCCGCAGCCAGGCCATCAGCTACTCCACCGGCGTGCCCGCCGTCACCGGCGCGGCCATGGTCGTGACCGGCAAGTGGCGCAAGGACGGCGTGTACAACATGGAGGAATGCGACCCCGATCCCTTCCTCGAACTGATGCCCAAGCTCGGCATCCCCTGGGACGTGACCGAACTCGACCCCGCCGGAGCCATCAAGTAG